Proteins encoded in a region of the Leptotrichia trevisanii DSM 22070 genome:
- a CDS encoding DUF441 domain-containing protein, whose translation MESFIFLGLILLVGAVTQNKSIVYATIFVLILKVLFNITESCKLKGIDIENFMTQFRKEGINWGVLVITVAILIPIATGEIGFSHLLNAFKSSIGWVAIISGITVSILSSKGVGLLSGQPEITVALVIGTIMGVVFFKGIAAGPVIASGITFCILRIIELVFKR comes from the coding sequence TTGGAAAGTTTTATTTTTTTAGGATTAATTTTGTTAGTTGGTGCAGTTACACAGAATAAATCCATAGTTTATGCAACAATTTTCGTACTAATTTTAAAAGTTTTATTTAATATCACAGAAAGTTGCAAATTAAAGGGAATTGACATTGAGAATTTTATGACTCAATTTAGAAAAGAGGGTATAAATTGGGGTGTTCTGGTAATTACAGTCGCTATTTTAATTCCTATTGCCACAGGGGAAATTGGATTTTCTCATTTATTAAATGCTTTTAAATCTTCAATTGGATGGGTTGCGATTATAAGTGGAATCACTGTTTCCATCCTTTCCTCAAAAGGCGTAGGACTACTTTCGGGACAGCCTGAAATCACAGTCGCTCTAGTAATTGGAACAATAATGGGAGTTGTGTTTTTCAAAGGAATTGCTGCAGGGCCTGTTATTGCTAGCGGAATTACTTTTTGTATTTTGAGAATTATTGAATTAGTTTTTAAAAGATAA